Part of the Nostoc sp. ATCC 53789 genome, CGATTGAAGTGGGAGAAGGTTTACCTCAATTACTGACTTATGCTTTTAAGAGTTTAGAGCAACAACCATCTGTTTGGGGACTGGTAACTAACGGACTGCGTTATCAATTTGTTTATCTAAGACATGATGAGCAGTCAAATTATCAGTTAATGCCATTATTAAGTTTAAACGAATCTCCAGATGCAATAGAGTTATTGCAAGTTTTCAAAGCCATCTGCAAGTTAGCGAATTTTCAGTAAATAAATTGCGGAGCGATCGCTGATGTCTGAACCTGCTACTTTAGAATTCATCTCTAATGGTATTTCAGAAGACGAAGTTATTTTTCCTCCTGGTGATATACTGAGTGACGAGCCACCCTTGGAAAGTGACTTACACCGTGACCAAATCGATTTACTGATTCGCATACTTAAATTATGGTGGCGAAAAAGGCAAGATTTCTATGCTTCTGGCAATTTGACGATTTACTACAGTCCTAACCAGAAAACATCAGAATATTTTCGTGGCCCAGACTTTTTTGTAGTTTTGGGAACCCAGAAAAAAGACCGTAAGAGTTGGGTAGTTTGGCAAGAAGACGGCAAATATCCAAACGTGATTGTGGAAATTTTGTCAAGTTCAACGACAGCACTTGATAAAGGATTAAAAAAACAAGTTTATCAAGATACCTTCCGTACACCAGATTATTTCTGGTTTGACCCTGTAACAATGGAACTTCAGGGATTTCATTTAGTTGATGGCAAGTATCAAGAAATCCAAGTAACTACTGATGGACGTTTGTGGAGTCAGCAGTTAGAACTTTATTTGGGAGTTTATGAAGGTAAATTAAGATTCTTCACTACTGAAAATCAATTAATATTATCATCAGAAGAGTTAGCTGAACAAGAACGTTTACGTGCCCACCAAGCAGAAGAACGTGCCCAAGAGTCAGAAGAACGCGCCCAACAAGCAGAGCAAGAACTCGCTCGATTGCGGGAGGTATTACGCACAAAGGGCATTGACTTAGAGAATATTTGATGACATCAGGAAATTAATTAAGTACACTTTCAAGTTAAGATTTAGTTATTAGTGTGTAAAAAAGCGTTATCTTCTGAAAGTAGGGCCTCGTTTGCAAGCAACAGAGATTAAGGATAAGCTAAAGTCACTTACCCTGCAAGCTTCCTCGGTAGATCATAATTTGGCGAGAAGATTAGATGAAATCAATCGTTGGGTAAAGAATATCAAGCCAGGTTCCCTGACTGCAAAACCGTTTGTCATTGCATTTCTCTTAGAGGTAATTACGGATTCTACCATTTGGCTGATAATTAAATCCTTACCTTCGGAAGAAGAACAGAAAGCAAAGTTTGAGTTAATGACACCGATTGAGAGATATTGGTATGGTTATTTATTTCCTAGATGGATTAATGCAAGTGACTCCAAGTTTTATATTTGGAAACAAAAATTGATGGCAGGCGAATTTAATCAGGTAGATGATGATATCATTAAGTCAATAGCTCAAGATGTTGTAAGTCGAGAAGGTAGTTTTTGGCAGCGTTATATCGCCGACCTCTCTATGGCAACAGACCTAATTGTTAGTAGTCGTAACAATCAACCGCTTTGCATTCAAGTTACTAGTGTCTCTGAAGAACTTAATTACCAAAAGTACCAAGCTTGGCAAAATACACTGCGATCGTGGGAAATAGAGAGAGGATTGTTCTTAAGTTACAATCCCAAGGATACCAATTTTGTCAACCAGTTAGTCAACGTGGCCCTGTATAACAGTGATTACCTTTCTGGTGGCAAATATTTAAAATTTTCGTGAACTTTAAGGAATTTGATATTTCCGGTTTGTGTTCAGCCTACATACTTACTTGCTAATTACAGCTTTTATGGCTAACAAAAGAGAAACTCACTGCAACAATCAAGTGGATACATTTGCTGAAGCTTTAGCAACAGCGCGACAAATGCAGCAGAACTGGCTAACTTACGGAGTTAATTTTGTAAATTTTTACGTTGAAGATGTAGATGGAGACTGGCTAGAAACCTGGGGACATGACGAAATTTTAGGTAATTCTCAATTAGATACTATCAAAGAATTTTTGGTAAGTAATGATAGTGTGGCTGTGAAGGTAAGACAGTATTTAGGAGAGCGATCGCTGTTTGATTTTGCCGTAAACTTAGAAGAATCTTGGAGAATTTCTGAAACCAATAACAGGTTATCTGCGGTAAAAAATCTGTTAGCTGGTGAAGGACATAGTATTGATACAGATGATATTAGGTTATTGGATTTAGCAGATAGTCTGGTGGTAAAGTTGGCAGAGATTTTGTGAAATTTTTAGTTGCGTAGTGGTAGAGTAAATTTTGAAGTTTTATCTTGGTTGCGATAGGGTTGCATATAGGCGATCGCTTTTCCAGATAAGCTTTAATAATCTTGGGGATGTGCAATCTTGATCACTGTTACTAGCAAGGGTTGATCCTGAATCTGGTAAATAATGCGGTATTCACCCAAACGAACCTTATACAGCCGTTCAGTATCCTTCAATGGTTGAGCGTCTTTTGAATGTGGATTTAACTAAATCAGCAGAAGTCCTACATCTGACCTGTACCCAGGCAGTGTAGGATGAATGCGCGTGAATAAGGAATTGACCAACAAACGACATTGAACTACGTTAAATGTCGTTTGTTGGTCGTTGGCGAAGCCTCTCGTTCCAGTTAACAAAATATCCCGTCGTAGAGGCGCAAGGCCTTGCGCCCCTACAAATCTAGAAATAATTTGGGATAACTTATTTTTTGTAAGTCTTTAAATAGGAAAGCGGTTTTTACGTAGACGAGTTTTTCCTGAAGTCCAGCCTGGAAACTTTAGTAGTATCGCTAGGTACAGACCAAAGTTTGATGGTTTCGTCACTACTGCCACTTACTAGGGTTTTTCCGTTAGGACTGAAGGCCACAGACCATACAGATTTGCTATGTCCTGCAAAGTTGGCAAAGAGTTTGCCACTAGGTAAATTCCAGAGCTTGATTGTTCTGTCATAACTACCACTGGCTAAGGTTTGTCCATTAGGACTAAAGGCAACAGACCATACAGATTCAGAATGACCTGCTAGAGTGTGCAACAATTTGCCATCACCCAGCCGCCACAGTTTGATGGTTTTATCCATACTGCCACTGGCGAGGGTTTGTCCATCAGGACTGAAGGCAACAGAAGATACTCCTTGGGAATGCCCTGTAAGAGTCTGTATTAATGTCGGACTGCCAGTGTTTAGCTGCCAAATTCTAATGGAGTTATCTCTACTACCACTGGCTAACTTCTGGCTATCGGGGCTAAAAGCAACAGACTTTACCCAGCCCACATTCTGGAGTGTAAAGAGTTCTTTGCCTGTGTCTAAATTCCAGAGCTTAATCGTATTGTCAGCACTGCTACTAGCAAGTGATTTTCCGTTGGGACTTATAGCGATCGCTTCTACATCATCTTTATGCCCATCAAGGGTACGGATGAGAGTTCCTGTTTCCAGATTCCATAGTTTAATTCGATTATCCCAACTGCCACTAGCGAGTACACGGCGATCGCTGCTAATGGCTAAGGATACAACTGCATCAGCATGACCTTTAAAAGTGTGGAGTAACTTACCAGTGGGTAGATTCCAAATCTTGATTGTGCCATCATAGCTACCACTAGCCAAAGTATTACCATCTGGACTGATAGCGATCGCATAAATCCAGACTGAATGACCTTTGAGGGTTTGATAAGGTTGAATCATTGCCAAGGGCATAGCCCCAGGCGTGGCCATCTGGAATGGTAATAGTAAACGATAAGAGCTAAACCCAGCCAAGGTTGCTGTAGATGTAATTGCCAGCACAAGTGTAATTTTATTAATAATTGGATTTGACACCACAGAGGGACTCTCCATTTACACAATTTGAGCGACAAATAATATCAGAAAACAGCAGGCAGAAGAAATTGAAGCCTGTTTTAGCTTTCTCAAATAATTATTTACTTCTGCCATGTTGTACTCATGGAACTATCTGTTTTTTTGTCCTATTAAATCTGGCTGAGTTACTTTCTTAGCGTTTCTTTGTTGCTTATCCTGGTGTTCAATCCAAAGCCGGATGATAAACAAAACCGTGATTAAGATAGTAGCAACAAGGCTAATTGGTGTTAAATATGTCCAATGACCTGACATTTTATCCCAGATATGCCAAATCAAAATGATCATAGCTACATAAGTAAGCTTATGTAATTGCTTCCAATTCTTTTTCAGCTTTTTTACACTCCAATTATTAGAAGTTATAGAAAGGAGTGTAAAAATGATGAAAGTGCTTACACCCTGGATATATATCCAAAATGTATTGATGTCAAAAAAATCAAAGTTTCTCTTTTGAACCATTAGGAAACCATGACCTAAAGCTAAAAAGAAAGCTATAAGACCAATGTTTCGGCGGCGTTTTAGCAACCATTGGGGAATTCCAGTCTCTTTAGTTTGAGGAAGAACAATTCTAAAAATTGTCGGTATTAATGTACCTATATAACTAGCCAACGCGAGAAATCCTAGAATATTAGCTAGGGATGGTTCATCTATTGAAAGCATAATTAATCTCGGAAAATAAGATTTTTGACAATAGAAACTACAGGTATAAATAGTGAAACAAAACTTCCGCTCATCATAAGGTGATAGCAGATGAGCTAGGCATTTTAATCCCTAGAGTCAAGCCTATATATTTATCAGAGGCTAATTGAAAATTTATGCAATTTTGAAAAGAAATTACAACTATTGCTAAAATTATTTATGAGAGATAGACATCTGGTGAAAAAGAATATAAAGACATAGCACTGCTACTTCTCTACAAGAGTTATGGATTTAATTTCTGAAAATGCCTAATATTTGTAGCCTACCCTTCTTCTAACAAATAGGCTAGACGAACCGGAAATGCTTTGCATAACATGGACTATTGTGATCGCATTGAGCAAGATGTTAAAACTTCAGATGTATTGACTTATACGCAAATCACCCCACTGTGACTGCGATCGCACACATTCAACCCTCTTCAAAATCCACCATAAGCACGTTAAGCTGAATTAGAGTGACAATTTATTGCGCTTTTTAATATATAAATCTCTGAATCTTGTCAAATTTTAATTTTTTCTGCTTGAGAAACCCGGAATGCTAGACCGAATTTTTGATTACCTCGACTTTCATTTCAGCCTTGAAGCCCTTATAGTTCTGCTGATCCTGGTGCTTTTAGAGGCGCTTTTATCTGCCGACAATGCGATCGCTCTCGCTGCGATCGCAAAAGGGTTGGAAGACAAGGAACTTGAGCGTAAAGCCCTCAACTTTGGTTTAGTCGTTGCTTATGTACTGCGAATCAGCCTGATTCTGACTGCCACTTGGGTGCAAAAATTCTGGCAATTTGAATTATTGGGCGCTGCTTATCTGCTGTGGTTGGTATTTCAACACTTTACCTCGGAAGAATCTAAGGACGATCACCATCACGGGCCGCGTTTTAATTCATTGTTGCAAGCGATACCTGTGATTGCATTTACAGATTTGGCATTTTCTTTGGATAGTGTGACAACTGCGATCGCAGTTTCTCAAGAAAAATGGCTAGTGCTGACGGGTGCAACAATTGGTATTATTACGCTGCGATTTATGGCGGGATTGTTTATCCGTTGGCTAGACGAATACGAAAACCTAGAAGATGCAGGCTATGTAACTGTAGCGTTCGTAGGCTTGCGCCTGTTGTTGAAAGTGGTAAACGATAATTTAGTTCCACCAGAATGGATCATGATTACTGCCATCTTCCTGATTTTAGGCTGGGGATTTTCCAAGCGTGTTAACACTGAAGTGCCCCAATTAGAACCGGAGAAGAGTGAAGTCTCTAAATAAGAAGAGGGGAGAGGGAATAGGGTACAGGGTACAGGTACAGATTATTTCCCTATACCCTGTAACCTGTCACCTGTAACCTCTCCCCTAATGTCTTACTCGTGCAACCAAGGGGTTATGTGTGGTTGCCAATTGACTAATTCTTCATCTTTAAACCATAGGGCTATTTCCTGTTGTGCGGTTTCTGGAGCATCAGAACCGTGAATCAAGTTTCGACCAATATTGATGCCAAAATCACCGCGAATTGTTCCCGGTTCAGATGTTAAGGGGTTCGTGGCACCAATAATCTTTCTGGCAGATGCAACGACACCATCACCTTCCCATACCATCGCTACCACTGGGCTAGAAGTGATAAATTCGACTAGACTACCAAAAAAGGGACGTTCCCGGTGAACACCATAGTGTTGTTCAGCCAGTTCTTTACTGACTTTCAGGAACTTTAAACCAACTAGGGTAAAACCTTTAGTTTCAAAGCGACGGATAATTTCCCCCACTAATCCCCGTTGTACTCCGTCAGGCTTAATTGCTAAGAATGTGCGCTCCATTGCGATCTCCCAAAGCTTAATAAAGTTTTTATTTTGTCAATTGTCATTTGTCCTTTGTCCTTTGTCTTAAGTCTAAGGATTTTGCACTAATGACCAATGACCAATGACCAATGACTAATGACCAACGACTAATGACCAATCAGAGTTTATCTTAGAAATTATCCTTGGGTACATATACGTTCCCAAATGAATGCGTTAAATTGTTAAGTCGTGGGCGAAAAACAGAGGTTAGGAAGAAATGGGTGTTGAGTCAACTGCTACATCTGACGAGGTGGTACCAGTACCGTCCAATGGACAAAAATCTGAAGTGAAAAATCATAAACAAAAGAAACTTTTACCACCTAGTACTACCACAGGAAGTTTACCTCGCTCCTGGAAAATTGAGGATAGCGAAGAATTATACCGTATTGAAGGTTGGGGACAACCCTATTTTTCCATTAGCGCTGCTGGTCACGTCACCGTTTCACCCAAAGGCGATCGCGGGGGATCTCTCGACTTGTTTGAATTGGTTAACTCCATGAAACAGCGCAACTTGGGACTTCCGATGTTGATTCGCTTTTCCGATATTTTGGAAGACCGGATTGAACGGTTGAATGCTTGTTTTGCCAAAGCGATCGCCCGCTACAACTACCCTGGCGTATACCGGGGTGTGTTTCCTGTCAAATGCAACCAAGAGCGGCATTTGATTGAAGATTTAGTCAAGTTTGGCAAACCCCATCAATTTGGCTTAGAAGCTGGTTCCAAACCAGAATTAATGATTGCCCTGGCTGTCTTAGATACACCAGGAGCGTTGTTAGTTTGCAACGGCTACAAAGACCGAGAATACATCGAAACGGCAATGTTAGCCCAGAGATTAGGGCAAACACCAATTATCGTCTTAGAACAGATTGAAGAGGTTGATTTGGTGATTGATGCCAATCGCCAGTTAGGTATTAAACCGATTTTGGGTGTTCGGGCTAAACTCAGTACCCAAGGTATGGGACGTTGGGGAGCCTCTAGTGGCGATCGCGCTAAATTTGGTTTGACAATGCCTGAAGTAATTGAGGCTGTTGATAAGTTACGGGAAGCTAATCTGCTCGATTCTTTGCAATTGATGCACTTCCACATCGGCTCACAAATCTCTGCCATCAATGTAATTAAAGATGCCATCCAAGAAGCCAGCCGCATTTATGTGGAATTGGCGATGCTGGGGGCGGATATGAAATACCTTGATGTCGGTGGCGGCTTGGGTGTAGATTATGATGGCTCCCAAACCAACTTCTATGCGTCGAAAAATTACAACATGCAGAACTATGCCAACGACATCGTGGCAGAGTTAAAAGATACCTGTGCAGAGCGCCAAATTACCGTACCAACACTGATTAGCGAAAGTGGACGTGCGATCGCTTCCCATCAGTCGGTGCTGATTTTTGATGTTCTCAGTACTAGTGATGTCCCTCTCGATTCACCAGAACCTCCACAAGAGGGAGAATCCCCAATCATTAATTATCTTTGGGAAAGTTACCAATCTATCAACCAAGAGAATTACCAAGAGTTGTATCACGACGCGGCACAATTCAAAGAAGAGGCCATCAGCCGCTTCAACTTAGGAATTTTACGCCTCAGAGAACGAGCCAAAGCCGAACGGCTATACTGGGCTTGTTGTCAGAAAATTCTCAACATCACTAGGCAGCAAGAATACGTACCCGATGAACTAGAAGACCTTGAGAAAATCATGGCTTCCATCTACTACGTTAATATGTCAGTGTTTCAATCAGCACCAGATTGCTGGGCGATCGACCAGCTATTCCCCATCATGCCAATCCACCGTTTGGATGAAGAACCAATCCGGCGAGGAATTTTAGCAGACCTAACCTGCGATAGTGATGGTAAGATAGACCGCTTTATTGACCTGCGCGATGTCAAATCGGTTTTAGAACTACATACCTACAAGCCCGGAGAACCCTATTATTTAGGGATGTTCTTGAATGGAGCTTACCAAGAAATCATGGGCAATTTGCACAACCTATTTGGCGATACTAATGCTGTTCACATCCAATTAACGCCCAAAGGCTACCAGATTGAACACGTTGTCAAAGGTGACACCATGAGCGAAGTAGTAAGCTACGTTCAGTATGACTCCGAAGATATGGTGGAAAACATTCGCCAGCGTTGTGAGAAAGCATTAGAAGAAAAGCGTATCACCCTAGCAGAATCTCAGCGATTACTGCAAACTTACGAGCAGAGTCTCAGAAGATATACGTATCTGAATAGTTAGATTGGGAATTGGGAATTGGGGATTGGGCATTGGGAATTGGGGATTGGGGATTGGGGATTGGGAATTGGGGATTGGGAATTGGGGACAAGGGGAAAGACTTGTTTCAAATTCTCACTTCTTGTCCCCTTGTCCCCCTGCCCCCCTGCCCCCTGCCCCCTGCCTCTTCCCCATTCCCTAAATTACGTTTGTCCCCAACAATTCCTCTATCGCTTGTCGCTCAACAGGGGTATGAGATGGGGGTGTCTGGCGAGCATCGGTAATTAGCCAATCTAAAGCAGCCGCTTGGACATCTATAGCGGCCCCAGTTTTATCTACACAATAACGTCCAAACACTAGCTTATCGACTAACCTAACTCCTGGCCCCAGGCGCGACCATTCAAAAATCACGCTATTTTCTACTGTTGCGCCACTACATATCCAACAATTGGGGCCAATCATCGCTGGGCCGACAATTTTCGCTCCGTCTTCTATTCTCGTCATACCGCCGATGTAAACTGGGCCTGTGATATCCACTTTGTCCCAATTTACAGCGACATTTAAGCCAGTATAAATACCAGGGGCGACTTCATGACCGGGGATTTGCACATTTTTGATTTCACCCAGCAGTACCCCGCGAATCGCTCGCCAATAGTCTGGGACTTTACCAATATCTACCCATTCAAAATCCATAGGGATGGCGTAGAAGGGAGCTTTGATTTCCACTAATTTGGGGAACAATTGGCTACCAATGTCATATTCCACATCAGAGGGAATATAGTTAAAAACCTCTGGTTCAAAGATGTAAATACCTGTGTTGATGTTGGTGCTGAGGGCTTCTTCAGTTGAAGGTTTTTCTTGGAAAGCTTTAACACGCCCCTCTTCATCAGTGACTACCACACCGTAGCTCGAAACTTCTTCTTGGGGAACAGATTTTGTAATAATAGTAGCGATCGCCCCTTTAGCTCTATGCCATTTAACCGCTTCAGTTAAATCTAGGTCAATCAAAGCATCACCGCACAACACCACAAAGGTATCATCAAAAAACGGTGAGAAGTCTTGAATGCGGCGCATCCCTCCAGCAGAACCGATTGCTTCCCCTACCAGTTTACCGTCATCATCAATTTTGCCTTCAAAGGAATAGGCAATCTGCACCCCAAACCGTTGACCATCACGGAAATAGTTTTCTATTTCTTCAGCCAAATGACTGACATTGACCATAATTTGGTCAAATCCATGTTGGCGTAACAGTTCCAGCAAGAACTCCATCACTGGCTTTTGCAGGATGGGAATCATTGGTTTAGGAATTGTATAGGTAATCGGACGCACGCGAGTACCCTTGCCAGCCGCGAGAATCATCGCTTTCATAAAAATTTATTCCTCAACCACAAGCCAGTTTACTTTCATCGAGTGATACTTAATCATCAGTTTTTATTTCTGCTCTAAGTCATCCCCAAAACAGGGATAACAGGAATTTGGTGGTTATTGCAACCATCTATATACTTAGATGACAAGCGATCGCTTATCTTTTCAATTTACTCGGATTTTGAGACTGAATCAAAAATCTGTGAATTATCTGTAGGGCTACTTTTCGCTTTTTTAGTTCATCGACTGCTCAAAAGGTTTACTGGTCTTAGCTGAATCTGTAATTAGCCGAATTTTAATCTCATTGTAAAACTCCTCTTGAAATAGCTCTACTTTCGATTGAGCCGAAAGTAGTAGTAACGCCCAGAAAACGCTAACTAAATGACTGTGTTTAGACTCATGTCCAGACCCATTTTGCTTGAAAAGCTTTGTCTGAGTCCACAATTCTACAAGTTGTTCTAAATTCAACCAATTTTGTTCTGAATTTAGCTCTCTGGCCGATAAATTCAAGACTTGTTCGAGTTCTCCAGCTACTTCTGTCAGATTTTCTTGGTGAGCTAACTCCAGCGCCTCCCGCATACTTTGGACGCTAGGCAAACGTCTGGGACGAATAGGTTTGCTGACTTTTTCTACTAGTTTTAGCTGGTTTGCCATAATCTGCAATTGCTTGATTAACTCTTGCAGAGTCACCCGGCGCTTTGGTGGTGGCATTGCCGATGGACGACGACGCAATTGCCGTTCTAATGGTAGACGATGACCATGATGTGATAT contains:
- a CDS encoding Uma2 family endonuclease, which gives rise to MSEPATLEFISNGISEDEVIFPPGDILSDEPPLESDLHRDQIDLLIRILKLWWRKRQDFYASGNLTIYYSPNQKTSEYFRGPDFFVVLGTQKKDRKSWVVWQEDGKYPNVIVEILSSSTTALDKGLKKQVYQDTFRTPDYFWFDPVTMELQGFHLVDGKYQEIQVTTDGRLWSQQLELYLGVYEGKLRFFTTENQLILSSEELAEQERLRAHQAEERAQESEERAQQAEQELARLREVLRTKGIDLENI
- a CDS encoding WD40 repeat domain-containing protein, coding for MSNPIINKITLVLAITSTATLAGFSSYRLLLPFQMATPGAMPLAMIQPYQTLKGHSVWIYAIAISPDGNTLASGSYDGTIKIWNLPTGKLLHTFKGHADAVVSLAISSDRRVLASGSWDNRIKLWNLETGTLIRTLDGHKDDVEAIAISPNGKSLASSSADNTIKLWNLDTGKELFTLQNVGWVKSVAFSPDSQKLASGSRDNSIRIWQLNTGSPTLIQTLTGHSQGVSSVAFSPDGQTLASGSMDKTIKLWRLGDGKLLHTLAGHSESVWSVAFSPNGQTLASGSYDRTIKLWNLPSGKLFANFAGHSKSVWSVAFSPNGKTLVSGSSDETIKLWSVPSDTTKVSRLDFRKNSST
- a CDS encoding ferric reductase-like transmembrane domain-containing protein, whose amino-acid sequence is MLSIDEPSLANILGFLALASYIGTLIPTIFRIVLPQTKETGIPQWLLKRRRNIGLIAFFLALGHGFLMVQKRNFDFFDINTFWIYIQGVSTFIIFTLLSITSNNWSVKKLKKNWKQLHKLTYVAMIILIWHIWDKMSGHWTYLTPISLVATILITVLFIIRLWIEHQDKQQRNAKKVTQPDLIGQKNR
- a CDS encoding DUF475 domain-containing protein yields the protein MLDRIFDYLDFHFSLEALIVLLILVLLEALLSADNAIALAAIAKGLEDKELERKALNFGLVVAYVLRISLILTATWVQKFWQFELLGAAYLLWLVFQHFTSEESKDDHHHGPRFNSLLQAIPVIAFTDLAFSLDSVTTAIAVSQEKWLVLTGATIGIITLRFMAGLFIRWLDEYENLEDAGYVTVAFVGLRLLLKVVNDNLVPPEWIMITAIFLILGWGFSKRVNTEVPQLEPEKSEVSK
- the ndk gene encoding nucleoside-diphosphate kinase codes for the protein MERTFLAIKPDGVQRGLVGEIIRRFETKGFTLVGLKFLKVSKELAEQHYGVHRERPFFGSLVEFITSSPVVAMVWEGDGVVASARKIIGATNPLTSEPGTIRGDFGINIGRNLIHGSDAPETAQQEIALWFKDEELVNWQPHITPWLHE
- the speA gene encoding biosynthetic arginine decarboxylase produces the protein MGVESTATSDEVVPVPSNGQKSEVKNHKQKKLLPPSTTTGSLPRSWKIEDSEELYRIEGWGQPYFSISAAGHVTVSPKGDRGGSLDLFELVNSMKQRNLGLPMLIRFSDILEDRIERLNACFAKAIARYNYPGVYRGVFPVKCNQERHLIEDLVKFGKPHQFGLEAGSKPELMIALAVLDTPGALLVCNGYKDREYIETAMLAQRLGQTPIIVLEQIEEVDLVIDANRQLGIKPILGVRAKLSTQGMGRWGASSGDRAKFGLTMPEVIEAVDKLREANLLDSLQLMHFHIGSQISAINVIKDAIQEASRIYVELAMLGADMKYLDVGGGLGVDYDGSQTNFYASKNYNMQNYANDIVAELKDTCAERQITVPTLISESGRAIASHQSVLIFDVLSTSDVPLDSPEPPQEGESPIINYLWESYQSINQENYQELYHDAAQFKEEAISRFNLGILRLRERAKAERLYWACCQKILNITRQQEYVPDELEDLEKIMASIYYVNMSVFQSAPDCWAIDQLFPIMPIHRLDEEPIRRGILADLTCDSDGKIDRFIDLRDVKSVLELHTYKPGEPYYLGMFLNGAYQEIMGNLHNLFGDTNAVHIQLTPKGYQIEHVVKGDTMSEVVSYVQYDSEDMVENIRQRCEKALEEKRITLAESQRLLQTYEQSLRRYTYLNS
- a CDS encoding NDP-sugar synthase; amino-acid sequence: MKAMILAAGKGTRVRPITYTIPKPMIPILQKPVMEFLLELLRQHGFDQIMVNVSHLAEEIENYFRDGQRFGVQIAYSFEGKIDDDGKLVGEAIGSAGGMRRIQDFSPFFDDTFVVLCGDALIDLDLTEAVKWHRAKGAIATIITKSVPQEEVSSYGVVVTDEEGRVKAFQEKPSTEEALSTNINTGIYIFEPEVFNYIPSDVEYDIGSQLFPKLVEIKAPFYAIPMDFEWVDIGKVPDYWRAIRGVLLGEIKNVQIPGHEVAPGIYTGLNVAVNWDKVDITGPVYIGGMTRIEDGAKIVGPAMIGPNCWICSGATVENSVIFEWSRLGPGVRLVDKLVFGRYCVDKTGAAIDVQAAALDWLITDARQTPPSHTPVERQAIEELLGTNVI
- a CDS encoding ScpA family protein, with product MEASELLETITLLIYQAEQGEIDPWDVQVIEVIDRYLELMAPESIGRGYEADLSQSGQAFLSASMLVLFKANTLMQLSTVGDIQDGVLDDAMLEDEDGISHHGHRLPLERQLRRRPSAMPPPKRRVTLQELIKQLQIMANQLKLVEKVSKPIRPRRLPSVQSMREALELAHQENLTEVAGELEQVLNLSARELNSEQNWLNLEQLVELWTQTKLFKQNGSGHESKHSHLVSVFWALLLLSAQSKVELFQEEFYNEIKIRLITDSAKTSKPFEQSMN